One Peromyscus leucopus breed LL Stock chromosome 4, UCI_PerLeu_2.1, whole genome shotgun sequence genomic region harbors:
- the LOC114710095 gene encoding olfactory receptor 5M10-like isoform X2, whose amino-acid sequence MTSLNHTAGMDFILVGLTHSPVLGRILFVVFLLIFVITLAGNLCMIMLIRTNSHLQTPMYFFLGHLSFVDICYSSNVTPHMLHGFISDQKTISYAGCFTQCLLFIALVITEFYILASMALDRYVAICSPLHYSTRMSKNVCVSLVTFPYVFGFVNGLSQTLLTFHLSFCGSHEINHFYCADPPLIMLACSDTHVKKMAMFVVAGFTLSSSLTIILLSYLYIFAAILRIRSAEGRKKAFSTCGSHMTTVTIFYGTLFCMYLRPPSEKSVEESKVIAVFYTFLSPMLNPLIYSLRNKDVINAMKQVIKGKLFQ is encoded by the coding sequence ATGACCTCCCTAAATCATACTGCAGGGATGGATTTCATTCTTGTGGGACTCACACACAGCCCGGTGTTGGGGAGGATCCTCTTTGTGGTGTTTCTGCTCATCTTTGTCATCACACTGGCAGGAAATCTGTGCATGATTATGCTCATCAGGACCAATTCCCACCTACAAAcgcccatgtacttcttccttggGCACCTCTCCTTTGTAGACATTTGCTACTCTTCCAATGTTACTCCCCACATGCTGCATGGTTTCATCTCTGACCAGAAGACAATCTCCTATGCTGGATGTTTCACCCAGTGTCTCCTCTTCATTGCTCTGGTGATTACTGAGTTTTATATCCTTGCTTCAATGGCGCtggaccgctatgtggccatttgCAGTCCTCTGCATTACAGTACCAGGATGTCCAAGAATGTCTGTGTCTCTCTAGTCACATTCCCTTATGTTTTTGGCTTCGTGAATGGACTCTCTCAGACTCTGCTCACTTTCCACTTGTCTTTCTGTGGCTCCCATGAAATCAACCACTTCTACTGTGCAGACCCTCCTCTCATCATGCTAGCTTGCTCTGACACTCATGTCAAAAAGATGGCCATGTTTGTGGTAGCTGGTTTCACTCTCTCAAGTTCTCTCACTATCATTCTTCTGTCTTACCTTTATATTTTTGCAGCCATCTTGAGGATCCGTTCtgctgaaggaaggaaaaaagcttTTTCTACGTGTGGTTCCCACATGACAACTGTCACCATATTTTATGGAACCCTTTTCTGCATGTACTTAAGACCTCCGTCAGAGAAGTCTGTAGAGGAGTCCAAAGTAATTGCTGTCTTTTACACCTTTTTGAGCCCAATGTTGAACCCCTTGATCTATAGCCTAAGGAACAAAGATGTCATCAATGCCATGAAACAGGTGATTAAAGGAAAGCTCTTTCAATAA
- the LOC114710095 gene encoding olfactory receptor 5M10-like isoform X1, translated as MTSLNHTAGMDFILVGLTHSPVLGRILFVVFLLIFVITLAGNLCMIMLIRTNSHLQTPMYFFLGHLSFVDICYSSNVTPHMLHGFISDQKTISYAGCFTQCLLFIALVITEFYILASMALDRYVAICSPLHYSTRMSKNVCVSLVTFPYVFGFVNGLSQTLLTFHLSFCGSHEINHFYCADPPLIMLACSDTHVKKMAMFVVAGFTLSSSLTIILLSYLYIFAAILRIRSAEGRKKAFSTCGSHMTTVTIFYGTLFCMYLRPPSEKSVEESKVIAVFYTFLSPMLNPLIYSLRNKDVINAMKQVIKGNIVRTSLI; from the coding sequence ATGACCTCCCTAAATCATACTGCAGGGATGGATTTCATTCTTGTGGGACTCACACACAGCCCGGTGTTGGGGAGGATCCTCTTTGTGGTGTTTCTGCTCATCTTTGTCATCACACTGGCAGGAAATCTGTGCATGATTATGCTCATCAGGACCAATTCCCACCTACAAAcgcccatgtacttcttccttggGCACCTCTCCTTTGTAGACATTTGCTACTCTTCCAATGTTACTCCCCACATGCTGCATGGTTTCATCTCTGACCAGAAGACAATCTCCTATGCTGGATGTTTCACCCAGTGTCTCCTCTTCATTGCTCTGGTGATTACTGAGTTTTATATCCTTGCTTCAATGGCGCtggaccgctatgtggccatttgCAGTCCTCTGCATTACAGTACCAGGATGTCCAAGAATGTCTGTGTCTCTCTAGTCACATTCCCTTATGTTTTTGGCTTCGTGAATGGACTCTCTCAGACTCTGCTCACTTTCCACTTGTCTTTCTGTGGCTCCCATGAAATCAACCACTTCTACTGTGCAGACCCTCCTCTCATCATGCTAGCTTGCTCTGACACTCATGTCAAAAAGATGGCCATGTTTGTGGTAGCTGGTTTCACTCTCTCAAGTTCTCTCACTATCATTCTTCTGTCTTACCTTTATATTTTTGCAGCCATCTTGAGGATCCGTTCtgctgaaggaaggaaaaaagcttTTTCTACGTGTGGTTCCCACATGACAACTGTCACCATATTTTATGGAACCCTTTTCTGCATGTACTTAAGACCTCCGTCAGAGAAGTCTGTAGAGGAGTCCAAAGTAATTGCTGTCTTTTACACCTTTTTGAGCCCAATGTTGAACCCCTTGATCTATAGCCTAAGGAACAAAGATGTCATCAATGCCATGAAACAGGTGATTAAAGGAAA